The Hornefia porci genome contains the following window.
AGAATCACGAAGGTCCGCAGCGAATACACCGGTTCCCGGACCGGAACGGACGGCTCCCGCAGCTTCCGCGAAAAATATTACCGTCAGACGATTACGGCGGTCATGAAGAACGGCTCTCACAAAGGTGAAACGGTGACGCTGACCGCGTCCTTCACCAGCTCAGGAGTCTACGACACCGAGTACAGCGCCGGCGACTTCATCTTTGTCGAAGCACTGAAGGCCTCTGGCGACGGTCTGACGGGTACTGTGACCGGAACGAAACGGGATGCCCTCGTCATCACGATTCTCACGATTTTATTCGGACTGTTCCTGCTCATCGGCGGCAGGCGGGGCGCGCTGACAATCCTGAGTCTGGTTCTGAATATGGCGGCGTTCTATGTCGTGCTGATGCTGTATACCAGAGGAATCAATATGCTGGTCGCCACGATTCCGATGACCGTCTTCTTTACCGCCATGCTGCTGTTTTTCATGTACGGAAAAAGCGAACGAACCTGGATTTCCTTTGTCGCCACCCTGGTCACCGTCGCAGCTACAACACTCATCGCGGCTGCGGTGATCCGCTTCGGCGGGCGGGTGGATTACGACTTCATGGACTATCTGAACCAGCCCTATGAACAGCGGGATGCAAATCTCATCTTCCTGTCCGAGATTCTGGTCGGCTGTCTGGGCGCAGTCATGGATGTAGTCGTCACGATGGTTATGACGGTGGATCAGATCGCGGAAACAGGTCAGGCCCCCGGCCGCGGAGATTTCATTGCCTCCTGCAGAGCTGTCGGGGACGACCTGATCGGCACGATGATCGGACTGATGTTTTTCACCAACATCGCCGCCAGCCTCCCCTTTTTCCTGCTCTCACTGCGCAACGGGATCGGCCTGCAGACCGTCATCCGCTACAACATCTTCTTTGAGCTGGCCCGCTTCCTGACCGGCTCCATCGGCGTCGTACTGGCGATTCCGGTTTCCGCATCTGTCGCCGTATATTATTACAGAAGGAGAATGACACAATGATACTCGGAATACTCACTGCGATTCTCATCGTTCTGATCCTGCTGATCAGCGGCGACAAAGGCTCCCGCTCCATAGTAACCACGGTTCTGAACGCCGGACTGCTGCTTGCGGCAGTTTTTCTGATCGACCGCGGCGTTTCACCGGTTCCGGTCACCATCGGCTGCTGCGTGCTGATTACAGGAATCACGCTGTATTATCAGAATGAGGGCGGCGTCAAGTCACGCGCCTCCTTCCTGTCCGTTCTGGCTGTGATTTTAATCATGATTCCGCTGGTCTACTGGTTCGCACTGCACGCGAACGCCTCCGGCATCCCCGAAGAGCAGTATGAAATCACCGACTCTAACGGCTATACCCGGAACATCGGAATCAGCATGCTGTCCCTGCAGATCTCCATCATGTTCATCGCACTTATCGGCACGGTGATCGATACCGCGGTCGCCATTACCGCTGCAATCTACGAAATCCGGGCAAACAATAAGGACCTTCCTCTGCGTGCTCTGATCGAATCCTCGTTCACAGTCAGCAAAGCGGTCCTCAGTACGTCCATCCATACGATTTTCTACATCTATATTGCGGAATACATGACGCTGTTCATCCAGTACCTCACGGATTATTCCTTCACAACGGTACTGAACAGTCTGTCTCTCTCCCGGGAGCTGATCACCATCTCCATCAGCGGCATCGGCTGCTGCCTGGCGGTCCCTGTCGCAACCGTTCTGGGCGCGGTCATGATCACTCGCGAGCATTGCGGTGATTCAGCAGAAGCTTGATTCCCTCCACATATCCGTCGAAGCCTTTTCCGGCTATGGTTCCGATGCATGCGTCGCGTACAAAGGAAACCCGGCGGAAATCCTCCCGCTGATCCACATCGGAGAGATGCACCTCCACCGCAGGCAGTCCGACCGCCTTCAGCGCATCCAGGATCGCGATACTGGTATGTGTATAGGCAGCCGGATTGATGACAATGCCGTCCGCGTGCCCATACGCGTTCTGGATCATGTCCACCAGATCCCCTTCATGATTGGACTGGAAATATTCCACCGTAACATCCAGAGCCTGCGCCGCTCCGTCGATGTAATGGAGGAGATCCTGATAGGTCTTTTTTCCGTAAATGTCCGGCTCCCGAATCCCCAGCATATTGAGGTTCGGCCCGTTGATAACAAATACCTTCATTATCTCATCTCCTGATTATTGTCAATATAGTAGTCGCTCCAGCTTTCATAGGCGTCCCTGCGTTCATCGTACAGAATCTCCACGGGGGTCGTCAGAAGAAGCGGTCTGCCGTCGGTTTCCAGCTTGTCCAGATCCCGCTTGATCCAGATCACACTGCCGTTCTGCCGGATAATATTGTAGTTTACTTTGTTCTTGACGATACCGCCGCCCGTGGCGATCACCAGCCCCCGGCGCATGCACGCCTTCCGCAGCATCTCTGTCTCCACACGGCGGAAATAGGGTTCGCCCTTCTTCTCGAAAATTTCGGGGATGCTCATTCCCTCACTCTCTGCCACCATGTCGTCTATGTCCACAAATTCCCGGCCCATGCGCTCCGCCATCTTTCGCCCCAGCATGGTCTTGCCCGAGCCGGGCATCCCGATCAGGATTTTGTTCAGCATCGCATCCCTCACCTCGTCTACCGCGACGGGGATTTCTTCAGGGTCAATTTCCGTTCCCTGAAACAGCTCACTTGCCTCCCATGCCTGCGCCACAAGCATCTCGAGACCGCTGGTGCAGGGGATTTCTCTTTCCATGGCGTCCAGGATCAGCTTGGTTCGGTTCGGATTGTAGATTAAATCCACCACGCCGCGGCAGTCAGGGAACCGGTCCAGATCCACCAGAGACACCAGGTTGTTCGGATACATTCCCACCGGCGTCGTGTTGACGATGATCTGCGCGTCGAAATTTCTGTCCATGTTCTCGTAATTGTTCTCACCGGTTCTGGAAACAGTGACGATCTCCCTCGCTCCCAGATCCTCCAGCACGGTTCTTACTGTGTGTGAGGAGCCGCCGGATCCGAGAATCACGCACTTCTGCCCTCCCGGATCGATACGGTTCGTTTCCAGCATATAGCGGAATCCGAAATAGTCCGTATTATAGCCGGTCAGCCTGCCGCTGTCATCCCGGACAATGGTGTTGACACTTCCGATCCTCCGGCTGTCGTTGCTGATCTCATCACAGAGCTCCATCACCTTCCGTTTGTACGGAATCGTCACATTGAATCCGTCGTAGAGTCCGGATCGGAGCAGTGTCTCCAGATCCTCCGGCTCCACCTCGCAGAGTTCATACTCGTAGTCCCCGAATTTGCTGTGAATCAGCGGTGAATAGCTGTGTCCCAGTCTGCCGCCGATCAGTGCGAACTTATACATATATCTACTCCATGTCTTTTCGGCATTAGCGGTCCAGGAGACGCCGCTGGTAATCGCGGCTCATCTCCAGTATCTTATTATACAGCATTTTGCAGTATTGTGCCATATTTTCATCTGCAAGTTCACCTATCTGACGCATTTTTTCTGTTTCCCGGTCTCTGTCCAGAACGGGCGCGCCCGTCTCCTGCTTGCAGCGGGCAATATCTCCCGCCACACGCATCCGCTGCTGAAACAGCTCCACGATCTGCCGGTCGATCGCGTCGATTTCTTCTCTGTATTCGGTCAGTCCCATACCCTTCCTCACTGTCAGATTTCACTGTAGCTTCCAAGATAACGCAGCTCCTGCGAGAGCTCCTCCGTCTGATTCATCAGACGGATAAATTTTTCGGAATACGCCTCCGCCTCGATGTCGAAATAGAACCGGTACACGAAATCCCGCGTCGGGATCGGACGGCTCTCCAGCTTGAACAGATTGATGTCAAGCGCGTAAAAACGGGCCAGGACATTGTACAGCGAGCCGGGCCTGTGGAAAACCGTCAGCATCAGCGAGGTTTTATTGGCGCCCGGATAGATTTCCAGGTTCTTGCTGATGCAGATGAAGCGCGTGTAATTATTCCCGCTGTCCTGCACAGATTCCTCCAGGCAGTCCAGGTCGTAAAGCTCGCCGCACTCATAGGAGGCCAGCGCCGCAACGTCTCTGCGCTCCGACCGGGAGACAAGCTCCGCCGCCTCTGCCGTATTCGCACACACGGTCACCTTCACATCACGGAAGTTCTTGAGATAGTCCTCGCACTGCAGAATCGCCTGCTCGTGAGAGAAAACTTCGCGTATTTCATCCCGATGCACTCCCTTGTTTGCCAGGAGACAGTGATTGATCTTCAGACGGACGCTTCTGACGATATAGAAATTATATTTTGTCATCAGAGCGTAGATCGTATTGACCGAACCTGCGGTGCTGTTTTCCAGCGGAAGCACGCCGTACTGGCACAGTCCCTGATCGATGGCGGCGAAAACGCCGTTGAAATTTTTCGTATAGAGGATCTTCGGAGTAGAAAACAGTTTGTCACAGGCCTGCTGCTGATAAGCCCCCTGTACCCCCTGGCACGCCACCAGCGCCCGCTCCGGGAACACCTTCGGCGTGGTTTCACAGGCTTTCTTGATTTTCTTCACAAGAGGAGTATCCTCCAGCACCACCTTGCGCTGATGATCCTTTGTCAGCTCATTCAGCGTGTTATACATCAGCTTCGTATAGACAGCCATATCCTCCGGCGCGCGGGCGGTGATATCCTCCAGCTTCCGGCGCTCTGCCACGGGATCGTGAACGGGAAGGCCCTTCTCCTTCTTCAGACGGGCCTCCTCCTCCGAAAGCGCGAGACGCTCCTTCAGCATCCGCATGATTTCATCATCGACCTGACTGATCCTTTTTTCATAGTCCGAAATTTCATTCATTATTCCTGTCCTCCATTCTGTATTCCCTCTCCGGTCTGATTTCGCCGGCCGTCAGATCGTAAATCGCCATCGCGGCGGCCGCTTCCACGCAGGGAACCGCTCTGGGTACGATACAGGGATCGTGACGTCCCTGCACTGTCATTTTCACGTTCTCCCCCGTGTCATATCGGATGCTGTCCTGTTCTTTCCCTATGGATGGCGTCGGCTTGACGGCGACGCGGAACACGATGGGCATTCCGCTGGAGATACCTCCGAGGATCCCGCCGTGGTTATTCGTTCTGGTCTTTACGGTCCCGCCGTCAAAGTAAAATGCGTCGTTGTTTTCGCTTCCCCGGAGCCTGGCGGCCTCGAAGCCTCTGCCGAACTCGATTCCCTTTACGGCCGGGATTCCGAATACGGCGAGGGAAATACGGTTTTCCAGGCCGTCGTAAATGGGATCGCCGATTCCGGGAGGCATCCCGTCCACGACGCATTCGATGATTCCTCCCACAGAATCCTTCTCCGCCATGGCCTTCTCAATCTCACCGCGGGGGTCTTCCGCATTTCCGCCGATTTCCAGTATCCTCGCACGAACTGTAATTTCCTCCGCTTCAAGGGCCTGAAGAAAGATTCCGCCCGCGATGCACAGCGGAGCCGTCAGACGTCCGCTGAAATGACCTCCGCCTCTGCAGTCTTCATTGCCGCCGTACCGCATTCTCGCGGCGTAATCCGCATGCCCCGGACGGGGAATGTTTTCCATCTGCGAATAATCTCCCGACCGGGTATCGCGGTTTCGGATAATGGCGGTAATGGGAGTGCCGCAGGTCACTCCGCCCCGTATTCCGCAGAGAAACTCCGGACGATCCTCCTCCCTTCGCGCTGTCGTAAACCGACTCCGCCCCGGCGCCCGCCGGTCGAGAAAATGCTGAAGCCGCTCCATATCGACGGAAACTCCCGCCGGCATCCCGTCGATGCTGACGCCGACGGCCGCACCGTGAGATTCCCCGAAAATCGAAACTCTGATGTTTTTTCCAAATTCTGATGCCATATTCTACTTCAGATTCCCCGCCAGTCCGGCCCGTTCCAGCTCCTGAAAAAAGCCGGGCCAGGATTTGCTGACGGCCTCCTTTCCTCTGATGATTACTTTGTGCTCACATACCAGCGACGCCATGGCCTCCATCATCACGATGCGATGATCCCCCCAGGACTTCACATAGCCTCCGATCAGACTCGCTCCGCCGGAACCGCGAATCACAAGCTTGTCCTTTTTTTCTCTTACCCGTGCTCCCAGCGCGTTCAGCGACTCTGCGACAGAGGTCAGACGATCGCTTTCCTTCAGTCTGAGGCGCCCGGCGTTGTTGATGTCCGTTCTTCCGGACGCCACCGATGCCGCAAGCGCAATGACCGGAGCCAGATCCGGAACGCCCGAGACGTCCACCTCCGTTCCCGTGAGACGGGAGGGAAACGCGGTGATTTCACTGCCATCCCAGCGAAGCTCCGCTCCGAAGTCCCGCAGAATATCCACAATCCTGCGGTCCCCCTGCAGCGAATCCTTTCGCAGCCCCCGCACCGTCACCGGCTCTTTCCCGATCACTCCGGCACAGAGCCAGAATGCGGCGTTCGACCAGTCGCCCTCGACCACATACTGCCGGGGGCCCTGATACATCTGACCGCCCGGAATTTCGTAGCAGCATCCGTCGCCGGTGATCTTCTTGACCCAGCCGATTCCGAACCTCGTCAGAACCTCCGCGGTGATATCCACATAGGCGGAGGATTCCAGCGGGCCTTCAATCACAACGGTGCTGTTTCCCGGCAGAAGGGGCAGAGCTGTCAGGAGTCCGCTGATGAACTGCGAGGACACGTTTCCGGGAATAACGTATACGCCGGACGTCAGCTGCCCCTCGATGGTCACCGGAGAGACTCCGGGCGGGCTGAGCCTGCACCCGTGCCGCTCCAGCTCTTCCCGCAGCGGGGACAAAGGCCGGTCAGCCAGTCTTCCCTTTGTCATAAACACGCCTCTTCTCCCCAGCGCACCCATGACCGGAAGCAGGAAACGCAGGGTGGAGCCGCTCTCTCCGCATTCCATCACGGACTCTCCCTCCCGCAGCGCACGCACGCATTCCCGTGTGGCCTCGATGTCTTCTGATGTGAATCGGCAGATCACCTGGCTGGGATGATCCGACAGCGCCGAACACAGATAAGCCCTGTGCGCGAATGATTTTGAAGGAATGATGTCTATAATGATACTCAATTTCGTTCTCCGTTGATCTGCGCGGGACCGCACTTCTCCAGCACCGCACTCTTGCATTTTTTGCCCTCTGCCAGCAGCTGCTCCAGACGCCCGCGGTCGCCGTCCTCAATCGCGTCGCGGTACCGGGTCAGCTCCCCGATCAGGCCGTCGATTTCCTTTGTCAGATAATCTCTGTTTTCCAGGAAGAGCTCAGACCACATCTTCTCGTCCAGATATGCCACACGGGTGAAGTCCTGGTAGCTCCCGGCGGAGATCATCTGGCTGTCCGCCAGCGCGGTGTCGCTTTTTATGAATCCGTTTGACACGAGATGCGGCATCTGAGAGGTAAATGCAATGACCCGGTCATGCTCCTCCGCCGTGGTAATTCCCACGCGTCCGAAGCCTGCCAGCATCAGCATCCCCTTCACCTTCATCAGCAGTTCCATGTCGTCTGCATGCTCCGGAACCAGAATAAAGGGCGCGTCCCGGAAGAGATCGTCCGAGCTGTGCTTGATGCCGCCCCGCTCCTTTCCCGCCATGGGATGGCCTCCCATATAAGTCAGTCCGTGCTCCGCGGCGACGGGGAAGCAGTGGCTGCAGACGTACCGCTTGGTTCCGCAGCAGTCGATGACAACAGTCTGTCCGGAAATCTTCTCCGCATTCTCCTTAAACCATTTTACCGCCTGTACCGGTGTGACTGCAATCAGAATCAGATCACATTCCCGGATATTTCCGTCGGTAAGCTCTGCGTCAATCGCCTCTGCCATCAGCGCATACTGGGTCGTGAGAGGATCAATGTCCTGCCCGTATACGGTGACGCCGGCGCTGCGGTATGCTTTCCCGAGGGAACCTCCGATCAGGCCCAGGCCTGCGATTCCCACCTTCATGCTACCACCTCCCGGATCCTGCGCACCTTCTTCATCGTCTCATCAAACTGCAGCGGCGTCAGGGACTGCGCCCCGTCGCACAAAGCCATGGGCGGATTGTTATGCACCTCGATCATCAGGCCGTCCGCGCCGCCCGCGGTCGCCGCCATGGCCATCGGCTCCACCAGATCTGAATGCCCCGTCGCATGACTGGGATCTACTACCACCGGAAGATGCGTCAGGTTATGCAGGACCGGAATCACGGAAAGATCCAGAGTGTTTCGGGTGTAGGTCTCGAATGTCCGGATTCCGCGTTCACAAAGAATCACGTTCTCATTCCCTCCGCTCATGATGTATTCCGCACTCATCAGAAGTTCCTTGATGGTATTCGCCAGTCCCCTCTTCAGCAGAATCGGTTTATCTGTGCGCCCCAGCTCCTTCAGGAGCTCAAAGTTCTGCATATTCCGCGCTCCCACCTGGATCACGTCCACATCCTCGAACAGATCGAGATGATCCTGATTCATAATTTCCGTCACGATGGGAAGCCCCGTCTCCCTCTTCGCCTCCAGAAGGAGCTTCAGCCCTTCCGCCTTCAGTCCCTGAAAGTCATACGGCGAGGTTCTCGGCTTGAACGCGCCGCCCCTGAGCATCGTGGCTCCGGACGCTTTGACCGCCTTTGCGACTTCGATAATCTGCTCCTCCGTCTCTACCGAACACGGGCCCGCAATCACCGCGAAGCTTCCGCCGCCGATCTTTCTTCCCCCGACGTCGATGACCGAGTCCTCCGGATGAAACTTCCGGTTCGCCTTCTTGAACGGCTCTGAGATCAGCGCCACATGCTCGACGATATCGAGGAGCTCCAGCATCTCCACATCAATTCCGCTGGTATCGCCGATCAGACCCAGCACGGTCTGGTTGTCGTTCTCATACTCGTGTACACGAAGTCCCTGATCTTCAAACCATTTAATCAGCATCCGTTTCTGTTCTTCTGTAGTACCTGCCTTTAAAACTGTAACCATTTGATTTCTCCTCCAGTTCTCATAGAAAAACCCCCGCAGCGTTTGCTGAGAGGGTCTGGTTAGCGAATCAGTCTTGTCTGATCAGTCACTGTTACTTTTCCATACAGCAAAACGCTCTTCCTCTGTTACCAAAGCAAAAGTAATAATAAAAGTATTCTGCTGCAAAACCGAATCTGTTCATCACTGATCTCCGTCTGTTATATCGTTTTCTGTATCGTTCCCGGTTCCGGTCCTCCGGCGTCCGCTTCCCGCGGCGCAACCCCGTCACCGTCCTGATTTAACCCTACTTTAGCACATGCGACTATAAAAATCAAGTATTTCCCCAAATAAATTATATTTTTTTGTTGTTTCTTCACAAAACCCTTTCACGATGTTTTCTTGTATACACCAGTACCTTTGTGATATAACCCGACTTTGCCACTTGTTTGAAGTAAAAACTCCCACAGGCGTGTAGTTGCACGCTTTTGGGAGTTTCTTCTCTAGAATTATGTGACGTACTTAATATTTCATCCTAGAACGTTTTAATCTGCTTCTTCAATTTCCGGATCTCCCCATCGGAGTACAGTTTCTTTGGAATCTTCAGGTCAAAAGCATCCAGGATCTTCAATACATCTTCTGTATCTGCATTCGCAAACCAATAACTGTCATCTCCCATAGGAACCACGCCCCACTTCTGAAGAGCCTCCTGCACACGTCTTCCGGAAATTCCATAGGTCCAGTTGCGGCCATCATTCTTGGATCTGGGATTTTTCAGTAAATATTTCCTCTGAATCAGTCGAACCATGATCAATGCGATCATGCAGATCAGAAG
Protein-coding sequences here:
- a CDS encoding YibE/F family protein, with amino-acid sequence MNKKRLIPEILIFIAVVCAVWIFTTNDAFLYKTGVARITKVRSEYTGSRTGTDGSRSFREKYYRQTITAVMKNGSHKGETVTLTASFTSSGVYDTEYSAGDFIFVEALKASGDGLTGTVTGTKRDALVITILTILFGLFLLIGGRRGALTILSLVLNMAAFYVVLMLYTRGINMLVATIPMTVFFTAMLLFFMYGKSERTWISFVATLVTVAATTLIAAAVIRFGGRVDYDFMDYLNQPYEQRDANLIFLSEILVGCLGAVMDVVVTMVMTVDQIAETGQAPGRGDFIASCRAVGDDLIGTMIGLMFFTNIAASLPFFLLSLRNGIGLQTVIRYNIFFELARFLTGSIGVVLAIPVSASVAVYYYRRRMTQ
- a CDS encoding YibE/F family protein yields the protein MILGILTAILIVLILLISGDKGSRSIVTTVLNAGLLLAAVFLIDRGVSPVPVTIGCCVLITGITLYYQNEGGVKSRASFLSVLAVILIMIPLVYWFALHANASGIPEEQYEITDSNGYTRNIGISMLSLQISIMFIALIGTVIDTAVAITAAIYEIRANNKDLPLRALIESSFTVSKAVLSTSIHTIFYIYIAEYMTLFIQYLTDYSFTTVLNSLSLSRELITISISGIGCCLAVPVATVLGAVMITREHCGDSAEA
- the aroQ gene encoding type II 3-dehydroquinate dehydratase; this translates as MKVFVINGPNLNMLGIREPDIYGKKTYQDLLHYIDGAAQALDVTVEYFQSNHEGDLVDMIQNAYGHADGIVINPAAYTHTSIAILDALKAVGLPAVEVHLSDVDQREDFRRVSFVRDACIGTIAGKGFDGYVEGIKLLLNHRNARE
- a CDS encoding shikimate kinase produces the protein MYKFALIGGRLGHSYSPLIHSKFGDYEYELCEVEPEDLETLLRSGLYDGFNVTIPYKRKVMELCDEISNDSRRIGSVNTIVRDDSGRLTGYNTDYFGFRYMLETNRIDPGGQKCVILGSGGSSHTVRTVLEDLGAREIVTVSRTGENNYENMDRNFDAQIIVNTTPVGMYPNNLVSLVDLDRFPDCRGVVDLIYNPNRTKLILDAMEREIPCTSGLEMLVAQAWEASELFQGTEIDPEEIPVAVDEVRDAMLNKILIGMPGSGKTMLGRKMAERMGREFVDIDDMVAESEGMSIPEIFEKKGEPYFRRVETEMLRKACMRRGLVIATGGGIVKNKVNYNIIRQNGSVIWIKRDLDKLETDGRPLLLTTPVEILYDERRDAYESWSDYYIDNNQEMR
- a CDS encoding chorismate mutase; amino-acid sequence: MGLTEYREEIDAIDRQIVELFQQRMRVAGDIARCKQETGAPVLDRDRETEKMRQIGELADENMAQYCKMLYNKILEMSRDYQRRLLDR
- a CDS encoding bifunctional chorismate mutase/prephenate dehydratase; this encodes MNEISDYEKRISQVDDEIMRMLKERLALSEEEARLKKEKGLPVHDPVAERRKLEDITARAPEDMAVYTKLMYNTLNELTKDHQRKVVLEDTPLVKKIKKACETTPKVFPERALVACQGVQGAYQQQACDKLFSTPKILYTKNFNGVFAAIDQGLCQYGVLPLENSTAGSVNTIYALMTKYNFYIVRSVRLKINHCLLANKGVHRDEIREVFSHEQAILQCEDYLKNFRDVKVTVCANTAEAAELVSRSERRDVAALASYECGELYDLDCLEESVQDSGNNYTRFICISKNLEIYPGANKTSLMLTVFHRPGSLYNVLARFYALDINLFKLESRPIPTRDFVYRFYFDIEAEAYSEKFIRLMNQTEELSQELRYLGSYSEI
- a CDS encoding chorismate synthase codes for the protein MASEFGKNIRVSIFGESHGAAVGVSIDGMPAGVSVDMERLQHFLDRRAPGRSRFTTARREEDRPEFLCGIRGGVTCGTPITAIIRNRDTRSGDYSQMENIPRPGHADYAARMRYGGNEDCRGGGHFSGRLTAPLCIAGGIFLQALEAEEITVRARILEIGGNAEDPRGEIEKAMAEKDSVGGIIECVVDGMPPGIGDPIYDGLENRISLAVFGIPAVKGIEFGRGFEAARLRGSENNDAFYFDGGTVKTRTNNHGGILGGISSGMPIVFRVAVKPTPSIGKEQDSIRYDTGENVKMTVQGRHDPCIVPRAVPCVEAAAAMAIYDLTAGEIRPEREYRMEDRNNE
- the aroA gene encoding 3-phosphoshikimate 1-carboxyvinyltransferase — encoded protein: MSIIIDIIPSKSFAHRAYLCSALSDHPSQVICRFTSEDIEATRECVRALREGESVMECGESGSTLRFLLPVMGALGRRGVFMTKGRLADRPLSPLREELERHGCRLSPPGVSPVTIEGQLTSGVYVIPGNVSSQFISGLLTALPLLPGNSTVVIEGPLESSAYVDITAEVLTRFGIGWVKKITGDGCCYEIPGGQMYQGPRQYVVEGDWSNAAFWLCAGVIGKEPVTVRGLRKDSLQGDRRIVDILRDFGAELRWDGSEITAFPSRLTGTEVDVSGVPDLAPVIALAASVASGRTDINNAGRLRLKESDRLTSVAESLNALGARVREKKDKLVIRGSGGASLIGGYVKSWGDHRIVMMEAMASLVCEHKVIIRGKEAVSKSWPGFFQELERAGLAGNLK
- a CDS encoding prephenate dehydrogenase; protein product: MKVGIAGLGLIGGSLGKAYRSAGVTVYGQDIDPLTTQYALMAEAIDAELTDGNIRECDLILIAVTPVQAVKWFKENAEKISGQTVVIDCCGTKRYVCSHCFPVAAEHGLTYMGGHPMAGKERGGIKHSSDDLFRDAPFILVPEHADDMELLMKVKGMLMLAGFGRVGITTAEEHDRVIAFTSQMPHLVSNGFIKSDTALADSQMISAGSYQDFTRVAYLDEKMWSELFLENRDYLTKEIDGLIGELTRYRDAIEDGDRGRLEQLLAEGKKCKSAVLEKCGPAQINGERN
- the aroF gene encoding 3-deoxy-7-phosphoheptulonate synthase; translation: MVTVLKAGTTEEQKRMLIKWFEDQGLRVHEYENDNQTVLGLIGDTSGIDVEMLELLDIVEHVALISEPFKKANRKFHPEDSVIDVGGRKIGGGSFAVIAGPCSVETEEQIIEVAKAVKASGATMLRGGAFKPRTSPYDFQGLKAEGLKLLLEAKRETGLPIVTEIMNQDHLDLFEDVDVIQVGARNMQNFELLKELGRTDKPILLKRGLANTIKELLMSAEYIMSGGNENVILCERGIRTFETYTRNTLDLSVIPVLHNLTHLPVVVDPSHATGHSDLVEPMAMAATAGGADGLMIEVHNNPPMALCDGAQSLTPLQFDETMKKVRRIREVVA